The DNA segment GCCCTGGGCAAACGTTTGCCTTTAGCGCGTTCACGCCGTCGTTTCGCCAAGCGTTTGCGATGAGTGACAGTCATCTCACATTGGCTTACATGTTGGGGACGTTCTTGGCGGCGATCCCACTCACCATTGTCGGTCCGCTGTCGGATCGTTTCGGATTGAAGTGGTTGTCAGCGTCGGCTGTTCTGGGAGTGTCGGCAACCTGCTGGCTCGCCGCGACTGCATCGGGCTGGTGGAATTTGTTGCTGGTTTTCTTCCTACTACGTTTTCTCGGTCAGGGAGCATTGAGCTTGTTGAGTGGAAATGCGATCTCGATGTGGTTTCGAAATCGCATCGGCCGAGTGTCGGCGATGATGAGCATCGGAACAGCACTCGCGTTCGCTTGGGTGCCGGGGCTGATTGCCGACTCCATCAATTCCATCGGCTGGCGGCAAACGTATCAGGGGATCGCGTTATTGGTCACGGTCTGCACCCTGCCACTTGTGTTGATCTTCTTTCGGAATCGACCTGAAGAGATTGGTCAGTGCGTCGATGGCGGGCAACCGCATCGCACGCTCAACTCCGGCGCCGTCCCCAAGAATGACGGCCTTGACGAGCCCATCAAAATTGAGACCGAGCCGTCGCTGACATTCGCTCAGGCGATACAGACGCCAGCGTTTTGGATCCTCGCCGTGACGAACTTGGCCTGGGCGCTCATCGGAACGGGCGTTGTGTTTTACCTCTATACCATTTGCCAACAGCGTGGTTTCGACGCCCGCGTTCCCAGCAACCTGTTCAAGACTTTCGGCCTGTGCATGTTGGCCGGACAACTTGGAGGTGGAGTGCTTGCTGACTTTGCGCGTTTGAATCGAATGCTTGGCGTTGGCACAGCGATGCTGTGCATCGGCATCGGTTCTTTGCTGGTCGGGCGAAGCGAAACGACACTGCACACATTCACCGTATTTTTCGGCGGCGGCCAAGGCTTGCTATTGGCGGTCGGCTCGGTTGTCTGGGTCCGCTACTACGGCCGCGAATCGCTGGGCGCGATCCGTGGCACTGCTTGGTGCGCGACCGTAGCCGGCAGCGGCTGCGGACCATTGCTGATGGGCCTGTCGCGGGATCACTACGAAAGCTTCGATCCAGCAATCACGCTATTCCTAGCAATCATGATCCTGCTATCGATCGCATCTTGGTTCGCCGTGATCCCCAAACGAGACTTAGCCTGAGCCAAACCGGTCAATTGCTGCACGCAGGATAGAGAGCGATTGCCTGCAAGCCCGCAAGCAACGTTCACGAGAGGCTGCGCCTGCTCGAGCGCACGAAAAACCCCGCCAGACATTGCATCGGGCGGGGTACAGGATGGGCGATACAGAACTCGAATCTGTGACCTCTGCCGTGTGAAAATTATTTTGGCCGTTCCAGTTTTCAGCATTTATCCGGCGTTAGTGCACTATAGCGACCAGTTTGCAGCTTTCTCAAGCCCTCTCGCGTGCTATCACGGATTCTCCGCGTTTCGCGGTATTTGACAGTCGACCGCGGTAGCCAAAACGGTACATACCGCTTTTCGGTTGGACGTCCATTTGCGCCGTGCAGGCGGCCCTAACCGACCGAAACGACTGACGCTTGAACCACTTCCCCGCAGGCCGGCTGAACCGAGCTCCAAAGCCCGGCCCGAACCGACGACGCTCCAGTGCATAGTCACGAGGGAATGCGGAGCAGGGACGAAGCCTTGAAGGGAGCGACGTTCCGCAAACGATCGTTTCTTTCGTCGGAACCGGACAACTGCCGCTCACGGCGAAGGCGATGACCCGAGCGACGGAGATTGCGCAAGCGGTCGCCTTTGCTGGAGAGGGTTTGGACATCCACAACCGCCGAAAGCTGTCAAATAGACTGGAGAGGAGCGGCACTACGACTTCTTGCTGAACTCAAGCCGCCATAAAAAAGCACTCGAAGTAAAACGAGACTTGACAATATAACCTAAAGGTTATAACTTAGCCCTTCTTGGTAATGCCAATTATCCGTTGGAGAAAAAGATGGAAAACCTCGGCGAAAGACTAAAAAAGGCAATGAAGGCAGCAAGGAAATCACAGACAGACCTTGCCGTTGCTCTCGACACATCCCAGCCCGCAGTGTCCCAATGGTGTACAAACAAGAAGAAGCCATCGGAGGATAACCTTGAAGCAATATCTCAGTTATTGGGAGTTACCGCCTCTCATCTAAAGTTCGGCGAGGGCCGTGCCGCCCTTCAAGATCCTGCCTCTGTTCGAGCAGAGTACTCAGAAGGTGATCGCTGGTGTTTTCGAGATGCCCCATCGGATGGAGCCAGAGACTTCGGCAACGCGAACGTGTGGGCTTTTGATCCAACTATTGAGAGCTTTGTTCGCGAAGTGTTACAGAACGCCAGTGATGCGGCGTTGCCGGGCGAAGGCGAGAATGTCCAAGTCAAGTTCAAGCTGATTCGGCTCCGTGGTCAAGATCTGAAGAGCTACTTCGATGCACTGCAGTGGGGAGGACTCTACTCGCACCTCGAAGCGTCTGCGGGCACCGAACAAAAGCTTGGAACGCTACTCGACACCAACCTTCAGCACCTTCAATCCAGCGATGAGCTTCTACTGCTTGTCGTGGAAGATTCGGGGACGACCGGCTTGATCGGACCGGAGGCTGGCGAAGGCAAGTTCGCGGCGCTTTGCCGTAACAATCTTGACTCCAATAAAGAAGGGAATGCGTCCAAGGGGGGAGCCTTTGGTTTAGGCAAAGGAGTGCTATGGCGAGCATCCCGATTTGCAACCGTTCTTTTCTGCTCTGACTTGATTAAGCCTGAGAACGGTAAGAAAGAGCTACGGTTGATCGGACGAACGGACCTAACGTGGCACGAGCTTGACTCCAACGCATACGCAGGACCAGGATGGTTCGGCGATGTTGACGACGAATCAAAGCGAGTGAACTCACTGTGGGAGAACCAAGTCCTAGCAAACGATCTCTATATAAACCGTCGCGGAGTTGGCGAGGGAACCTCTGCATGTGTGGTTGGTTTCCACGACCCGAGCTCTGACCAAGAAAAGGAGCTTGCCGAACTAGCTTCGGAAATCGAGACCGCCTCCGCGAAACACTTCTTTCCAGCCATGCTTTGGGGGAAACTGTCCGTTGCAGTCGAGACCTACGACGGACGACAATCTTACAATCAGAAATCTCCGAAAACTTCGGTCCAAGTTGACCCACGCGAGCATGCCCCAGAGTTCGCGAAAATGATTACAGCGTGGCGAAACGAAGAGTTGGCAGAATTGCCAGCCGAAACGGGCGATGTCGTTGCAGCCCCTGTAAGCCTGACTGTCTCCAAGAAAAAGAAATCGGGGCAATCGAAAGAACTCCAACACGATGGCCTTTTGTTGGTTCGCTACGCAGAGGACGAATGCAAGAGTGAATCATGCAACTCACTGGTGATGCTTCGCGGGCCTGGAATGGTGGTAAAGAAGGTCTCGCTGAAGGGTATCAGTCTTGGGGCGAGGGACTTCCACGCAATACTCCTGGCAGGATTGGCGGTTGATTCGACTCCCGAGGCCGACGCAGCCGATTTGTTTTTGCGGGCCGCTGAACCGCCCGCTCACAACGACTGGACTAACACGCCTGACTTAAAAGCGAGCTACGAGTGGGGATGTGGAAAAAATGTGTCGTCGTTTATTCAGGCTGCGAAGGAACGAATTCGCGAACTCGTCAAGGCTGACGCCCGAGACCTTGGTAACGGCCCCGACGCGATTCGTGAACTATTTCGTGTTGGCACAGAACGAGGCGATACACGAGCCTCTGCTGAACGTCCACGAGTTACTCCGGTTAGCAGTCGAGTTGATGAAGATGGACGATGGGTGATTGAGTGCAAATGCAGATTCACTCAAAGCAAGAAAAGGAGATTTGCAAAGCCAGTCTTGCTCTTTCTAGCCGAATCAGGTGGCGGGCAACCCGTCTCGTGGGAAAAAATCGAGCCGATTCACAATTGTGCTATGGAAGGCGACTGGCTCGTAGCAAACCCGAAGACTCGAGAGATTGTTTTTCGTGGAACCAGCAGTGTAAAGGACCATCCGGTGCCTGCACTTCAATCGTGTGTTTCTGTTGAACTTAGAAAAATGAAGCTAGAAGGCTAAATCAAATGAATCCAATATTCCCTTATCCAACTTTACCCGTTCCTCTCCAGGCGTCGATAACTAAAGCCGTCGTCGATGGAATAACTCTCGATGACAAGATCGTTTTGGAGCAAAAGCAACTTGTGGCAATGCACGATCATTTCGACCCAAAATGGAAGCGTCTTGATGCAACATTAGACGTTGCTATTCAGCCAGAAATCGTCCAGCAATACGAAACTGACCATGGCGAATTGCGTGTCTTCGCCTCGCTAAACTGTCGGCCAACAAACCAACGTAGCAGTGTCGAGCTGTTTCGCTCGCCAACCGAACGAGGAAGATGGACTGGTTCGGTGAGCGTCGATCGCGATTCGTTTGCCGGGCGAGTTGACCTTGCAGTAACTGCATCAGCGACCGCAAATGGACTCGCAGGCCGTGTAGTTGGTTCCAGCGATCCTTGGTGGATTTTCGTGGATGAACCAAACTCACTGAAAGTCGGTGGCGCGTTGCGTGTCGCGTGGGTTTCTTTCCGCGCCCCCGAAGCTCCTGCCCTGGCTCAGCAGTATCCCGAATCAACCCATGTTGTCGAGCTTGAAGGCCCAGTGCCAGTCGTCTATCTAAATCAGGATTTCGAGGGACTCTACGCACTCCTTCAAGACCGAAAAGACCGAGCGCCAGTTGAATTGGCACTCCATGACGCACATCGCTATTCAATCGCTCGAAGCGTATGGATGGCACTGGTGCTGGACTCGGTGATGTCCGTTGAACCTGGAGAGGAAGAGTCGGACGCGAACTGGCCAAGCAAGGAATGGCAGAGCGAAGTTTTGAAAAAAGTTCTTCCAAAAATCGCTCCTGACAAGACCGACCAAGAATTGCTGAATCTCGCAGCTAATGATTGGAAATCCGGAACTAGTTCGGCAATTTTCCTTGGCAGAGCGGAAGCCGTCGTCGGCGAAGTTGTCGATAGCAATGCGGCACTTCGAAAATCACTACACAAGCTAAACCGAGCAGGAGTATTCCATGACGAATCAAAACAAACTTCGTAATCTACGATTGTCAGTTCGGACGTTGCTGGACGAAAGCTTTCGATCACTTAACGGATCGAATCTAGACACAACTGAATTTGAAGATGATTTCCACCGTGATATTGACCTTGAATCGCTGGCTGCAATCGTGGCTGAGGCGGAATCAAGGTTTGGTGCTCAGGTGGAGAAAGCAGACACTTGGTTAGCTCCCCGCGTTCACGCTAGTTTGCGACTAACCCGTCGAGAAGCTTCGAGAAGAGAACTGTGGGCTTATCTAAATGTTGCCGCGTTTCCTGATTTTGTACGGTGGCGTCATACTTCAACCCAGGGGCCGAGCAAAGGCCTAATCGACATAGGACGGTTCATTGGCGAAAACAGCCGCAATGCACTCGGACGACTCTGGTGGGCAGCCGAAATGACACGGAACGGAAGTGATTATTCATTGACGGAGAAAGCGATGTCTACCACGCGATTCTCAATCTCATGGCAATCGCTCGACACACTGCACCATAAAGCGTTTGCGCTCGCGTGCGTTAAGTTCCTGACCGAAGGCAATGGCGGATCACCACTGAATGACGTCGCTGGAAAACGACTGGCTAAAGCAGTGAACCTTTGCCTACGAACGACGCACATAGACGCGATCGCACCGAGTCAGCTGCTTGACGAAATTGCGATACAGGATTGGGTTAATTCAGTTCCGGACTATACAAGATTCCTGGATTCACTTCCGACAGGTCCTGACGAAGATTCTGTAAACCCTGATGACATTGAAACTTTTATCAATTTCTTGTCTGATGTCGCAACGCAAATTGATATTTTCGACAGCGTGCACGATGACTCGACAGAGGGAGAAGAAGCCAGTGAAATCGACGCAATGACGACGTAACACTGTGCTTGAACTCGCGCTTTCCGATGCTCTTAATGCGTATCGCACGCTAACCCAAGAACGCCCCGCAATCCATGAACAACGTTCCAACCGAAAGACCATCAAGAGTTTCAACAACGAATGGGACGCTTCCGTGATTTCGCCTGTGTAAACGTGAGTGCGACCAAGCTCTGACGACTCAGCAAGCCACGTCGATGGCCTTAACCAGACGGCCGAACGCTCCAACGGGACGTCAACGCTTTCCAGTTCGGCAACACGCCGGCGTACGTCGCCAGCCGATGCACTGCCGCCAAGCAAGTTGTCCCAAGCGGAGTAAAGTTTCCCGCGACCGCTGAAACGGATTGAGTTACCACCACGATCACCTTAGGAAAAGTCGGAGCGTACAAGCTTCAAGCATGGCACGGCTGATGACCGTCCACGAAAAGATGAAGAACCCAGCAGAGGGCAATTGCTCGGTCGGCTTTCGATCGTGACTTGTCGCTAAGAACCTTGACGCAAAGCTCGGTCGCTTGGCCGATGCGCAAACCTTGAGTGTCGAGAGTAGCATCGGACGGCAGCAGCCCAGGCGGATCCGGTGGCGTCACGTCGCCGAGTACGGTAGTCGCCACAAGTTGATAGTGCCACGTCGGACGGTCGTGGCTTGAGCGTCGAATCATGTCGGGCCAACAACTGGCAACACCCATACGCCAACGGTCGACTGATTCGGGATCGGTCGTCCCCCCTGGGTGTCTTGAAGTGCTTGTCGAATTGCGGACAGTGGCCCAGAACGTCCATGACAGCGGCTCGTTCCGCTGACCTGTACGCCATCGTCTGCTGAACAAGCTGAACCTCGGAATAAGCCCCTGTCACGATTCAGTCTCCCCAGAAAGCTGTTTCCAGACCTCTCGATAGTCTTCCCCCGTCATCGTGGCACTTTTCGGGGCTGCAGCGCTCCACTCTTTGTCCGTCAGCGAATGCAAGAAGTCACGGGCAGACTTTACCGACCTTTTGCTGTCTTTGACGTCGCTTGAAAACTTTCTGCCCAGCGGTTCTGCAACGCTTCTCGGAACTGCGTTCATTCGCAATAAAACAGCCGACTCGGTCTTCACACCGTGGTAAATCATCGAGGGCAGCGTATTAATTTGTCTCGCGACGTCCTCCGGCAAACTGTTGAAGTCGAGACCTGACGTTGGCATTTTGCTCAATGCAGATAAGCCCCATGGGCCTGCATTACAGAGATTTCGGTAAACCGCTTTGCAAGCCTTCGATACTGCCATGGTCATGCTTATGCCATCTTCGGCGAAATACTTCTCCGCGATCTGCCGCAATGATTTGCCGTTTACCCAATCTGAAGTGATGTTAGCAATCTGTTCGTTATCGGCTCCCGATTTTCCAATTTCCTCCAGCGAAGTTTTCAATTCGCCCACGGCGAGCATCACGCCAATCAATTCAGGAAGAGAAGAAGACGCAGCCGAACCAAACAGACTGCTTGGCTCCCAATCGCTGACCGTTAATTTCTCGTCCAGCTTGGCAAGTCCAAGGAGTGCAGTTCTGACCCCTTCGGGCGTAAAGCCTGTTGAATCAGCGAGTGAGACATTCACTTCGTGCTTGGACATTTCGGTCACATAGCCATTCGTCGCCCGCAATAGAGCATCGGCTTTCGCGGTATCTTCTTTTGACTTGCTGGACCGAAGTTCGGAGTACCCGTAGGTGCTTCGCAAGAGTTCTTCCGTGTGGGCCAAAGCGTCGTTAAGAGATTTGGATTCTCGCATCAAGTGAGCGATGTAGCATCGAAAGTCGCGCCATTCGTCCGAAGCAAAAACCTGCTCAAGGCTATTGAGCTGCCCCAATTCCTGGACGCCTTCTAAGAGTTCAACCAATCGTGAGACGAGGTCGCCGGTACTCTCTTGTACAAAACGCGTTACATCATCTTCGTTGTTTCCGCCCGCCAATCCAATGACGCCTACCGAGTCCTGGCCGAACCGACCAGCTCGGCCGGCAAGATTCCAGAACTCTCTTGGGCTCATCGGTTGCCCGTAAGGATACTTATGAGAAGCAAGAAAGACCGATGAGACGGGGAAGTTGATCCCCTGAGCGATTGTCGTGGTCGCGCATAAAACTTTCAACTTCTGTTCTTCAGCCAGCCATTCAACGAGGGATCGAATTTCGTCTGACAACCCCGAATGGTGAACAGCAACTCCGTGATCCAACATTTGAATCAGCTCAAAGTCTTTGCCGATCTCTGTCTCCAGAAAACGCTGCACCAGTTGGACTTCAGGGTGAATGCGTTTTCGCCTTGGGAGGTTCGCTGCAAGATGCCGAGCCATTGACCAAACGTGATTCGTATTAGTCGCGATGGTGATGCTGGTGCCACGGGAGCAAAACACGCTCGCCATCGCTGCTGCTTCAACGGTTGGTTTTCCGATCACCTTACTCTTCGGGAGGTTGAGGGGTTTTACACCATTAACATTGTGCCTTCCCTTTAAGTGAATCGTGTTCGGAGTCGTAACAAGCGTTTTGAACCGGAGTCGCCAACCGGCCTTTTCGGAGAGGTCCGCGACCGAGTCAAACACACCCACGATTCGCTCGTTTGGCTTCCACGCACTTGTCCCAATGCTTATGACTTTACCGGACTCCTTTCCAAGCCAGTTAGCTAGGTCCTTGGAATTTGGAACAAATGGCATCAGCAAGAGAAAGCTTGCCCGACTGTATTCACGCTGAATGCTGGCCAGCAGCAATTCAATACGAAGCCCTCGCTTCTCGTCCTGAATATTGTGAGCTTCGTCCATCACAACCAAAGCCAACGGGCGGTGATCGAGCCTATTGTTTCGCAGAACGAGTTGCAGCTTCTCTGGCGTACAAACCAGGATGTCGAACGCCGACCCTTTTGCTCGAGCAGACAACATGTCGTCCTCGAATGCATCGATCTCGACCGCTCCAGTCAATTGCTCGACAACGACGTCGAACGGCTCAAGATCGCGTCTCAGCCGACGCGTAATTTGCGACACCAACGCTCGCGTCGGAGCAACATAGGCAACCCAGCCTTTGTCCTGCTCAAATTGATTAAGCGCTTGCAGCATTCGGAACTCGGCTAGCAGTGTCTTCCCACCGGATGTCGGCATGTCGACAACGATCGCCCGCGCCGCTTGATCCAACAGTCCCTGTTCCTGAAGTGCCGCACGCTGCGGAGGAAGCAACTCGAACATTGCCTGGCTGCCTTCGGTGATACTCTTCACGAATTTCGTGACACGAGAATTCACTTTCCCGGCGACCCACCAGATGGAACCAGCTACCATTTTCCTCGAAGTTATGTGCAGCCACTTCAGCAATACTTCCAGTGCTGCATCTTGAGACGCCGGCGCTGCCTTCAATGCTTCATCGAAATGTCGATCGAGTTTCTCGTTAATTCCGATTGGCGTTCCTTGAATGACGTACGTCGCGAGCAGTTCAGTAGCTTTTGCAAAATGGTAGAGGGCCACCAGTCTCAGCGCCATAACTTGACTCTGACGTCCGTCGCTTCCCTCCAGTAGTTCGCTCTCGAAATTTTCCTGATCCTCCCGTAGGCCTGCAACGATCTCTTGAATGCGGTGCAGATCGTCCCAGCTATCCTTGCGAAGCAATCGTACCCAGCAGGCGAAAAGTCGATACAAGATCCGTTTGTCCCATGGCTGATTCACAACCGAGGGCGCACGAAGCAGTGACTTGTTTTCTTGCATCCATCGACGGAGATCTGTCCAGCGATCCCCGCAATAGGCGAGTGAAGCAAGGTGAAGAATGTGAAATATTCGCTCATCATCTTCGGTCGGGACTGGCAGCAACCGTCGGAACTCAAAAGCTCTCCAAGCGCCAGCTTGGGCTTGCTGTTGCAACGCGTCGGTGCCGGCCGATGCATGGAGCATCGCATCGAGTCCCTCGGTTGCAGCAACCTCGTAGGCTAAAGCCAGTCGGCTGAGTAGATCCTCGTCAGTCGGCTTGTCTTTAAATGACAATTCCATCTGAAGTTCGGTTGCCGCTCGAACCAATCTAATTTGAGCAACCTCCTTTCCTCGCTGACGATCCGGCTTGGAGATCGCGGTGACCGCCCAATGCTTGTCGACGCCTCGGAGGGCTTCTTCAGTGACTAACATCGCTATGACCCTCCCTTCTTGTTTCGAGGAAACTTCTTCTTAGTCACAACATTTTTCTCGGCCGATTTCTTAGCTGTCTTTTTATTGCTATAGTAATTTGCCAAATTCGGAATCGATCCCGCTGGTAGATAGATTGCGAGCAGTTCAATGTGCATCTTCGCGGGTTTCTTGGTGGCAGCCCCTTTCGCCCTTGCGCTGAGATCCTTCTTGTTCGGCTGCACATCGCGAACAAGGACGCCGAACACTGCGACGTCCGTACTCGATTTCGTGAACCGCTGAATAGCTGACTTCCATTCAGCCTCCCAGGATGCTCCGCTAGCGCGAATCGTGAGATAGCGAACAAGGGTCTCCCGAATAGATCGCTGGTCACGCAAGTCATCGAGTTGCTGTTTAAGCCCTTCAGATCCGTACATGACTCCCGGTGGATGCTTCGCTTCGTACGAGGTCTTTACCTCGCCGAACGCAAAGCGATGCCGCAAAGTCTTGTCGTTCGTTTCCTGAAGCCCGACTAGGTCGGCACCCGGCAAACTCGACTTCTCCTTTTTCTCGTCCCAGCGGTCAGCCCACGGGAAATGGCACTTCTTGTGTTTCGTTAGGTAGGCTTCGCTATACGCTTCTCCAACCTCCCAATCCTTGGGGTCAGACTCGGAGTTCAACACGCTCTTGAGATTGTCGGTTTGAAATCCGGTCAATGAAAGTGATGCAGTTAAGGAGGCGGCCATATTACGACCGCTTTCGTCCTCAATGAGTTCGCGAACGGAACCATCGAGCGCCGCATCGCGATGGGCTGCGGAATGCGACCGACCACGCGCAACGACAGCCCCATTATCAACGTTGTAGACCTCGGTGCCGATCGCGACTGTCATATCGGAATCTCCCCATTCACCATGCGAGGAAGGAGCCGTTCGCAGGATTTCGATCCATCGGCAACTTCACCTGTTCAGCCCACTTCCTCAGCGTGTTTTGCGATGCCCCAAGGATATCGGCTGCTTCAGCGGTCTTGACGCATTCACTCAGTTTCAGCATCGATCCTGCTCCTCTCGCGAGCGCCCCAGACAAAGCTGATCTAAGTCTAGCAAAGTCTGTATACCGCCGATATTGGAGACAGTTCCTCATCGATCACGATCCGAGAAGACGGTCTTCGATTTCCGACAGGCGTTCTTGCAAGGCGCTGACCGTGTCATCGGCTGGATCGAACATGGCTCGCAGGTCGGCCAGGATGGATTCGTGCGTTTCGGCTTACTCGGTGTCGCGGTTCGCGTTGATCTCATTTCGCCGGATGTAGAGCGGCGACATTCCTTCTTCGTGCTTGGTGGCTGTTGCGGCGAAGGCGTTTTCGGCACCGTCGATTTGCTTGGCGAGTTTGGTCGCCTCGCTTTCGAGCGGCGAGATCGGGTCGTACTCGTCATGTAGGTTTGCGGGACAACCCAAAGCGGCGAACCAGATAGCTCAGCGGGCGCGACGCGGTATCAAAAGTCTTTGACGTCCGAAATTGCTCGTTACATGGCAGACACCGGTGCGTCGTCGTGCATTTCTTCAAGAGCGGCACCTGCTCAGTCCGGCCAAAAACGAAATCGAACGCCTCTCAACAATTGAGTCTTCTGTAGTCACTCGGTGGGCGCCGGTCTTTGCTTCGAGAAACGACAAATGCAATATTTCTCATTAATCGGTTCCGATCGCGAGTGAACCGACATCCTCGCTGTCCTTTCGCACAACAATCGACAAGGGACCGAACTTCGCCGATATGCCTGCATTTTCGCGATTAGACATCGAGTCGTGACGCTGAGTCGCCAAGAGCGAGTGCAACAGCGTTTTTGCAGCCTGAAAACGTACGCGATCATCTTCACTACTGACCATCAATTCGTTCAGTGTTCCGATGGCATCATGACCAGCGTCTGCCAACCGCGCAAGAATGGATTCCCGCAGCGATTGCCGTGCTTCGTTAATCTGTTTTCGGAATTCCGGGTTCGCTAATCGTCGGTAAGCCGTTCGTTCCGAGATGCCAGCTGCAACAGCCGCGTTCTCGATATGGCAACCCGAAACCAATGCTTGAAACAAACGATCATCGCCTTGAAGTTCCTTTTCGTTGGTGGGGCTGCCAATCTCCGCCATTTCCTGCCTCGACGGATCATTCATAGTTCTTTCCTCAGATGAAGGAGTTGGATCATGACTGCGACTCCGAACCGCTTGAGATTGTGCGTGGCTCCCGCAACTGCCAGCCGCCACGCTCGCCAATTCTTGAAACGAAAGTTTTCCTTGCCAGCTCACCTAGAATTTTTCGAGCGTAACGTTCCGTCACACCGGCTTCCATCGCGACCGCGTGCGAGTTAACGGAACACTTCTCTATTAAGTCTTTATAGAGATCTGTTCCGTTAGTTTCCCTGTAGGAAAGTGTTCCGTTAGCTCCCTTCTGTTCCGGCCCCTCGAAGGTTCCCTTAGCGGTCAAATCCTTCATTACATCGAGAACTTTTTTTTGTGAATCCGTAAGCGGATCAGCATCGCATTCAACGAGTTTCAAGCCTAGGTTTTCGGTTGTGACAACGATGACAGGGATACCCTTTTCCGTGACCGCACGACCTCTGCCAATTGACTGCCTCAGCTCCGATTGAACAATCTGCCGATAGGCTCGGTGCCAATCGTGATCGCAGTAGGCTGGCGTCCTGACCGTTTGACGATTTCCCGATAGCGTCGTAGCAGACCAGTAATCGTTCTCCCACTTCGTTTCCTCCTCAGGGCGAGCCATCGCGCCGACTAGCCCAAGTTTGAGCAATCGATCTCGAATGGTCCCTGGTGGTACTCTGGGTGTCCCCAGCACTACGAGACAGTCGCACTGCTCTAGCCACTCGTTTGACCCACGGGACGCAGTGCCAAAAAAGTGCTCGGCTCGAACAATTCGCCCGGACCCCTCAACTAGCACGGTGGCGACATGCAGACGATGACAAATTACGCCGATCCGCTTGTATTGCAGCTTCGGTAGCAATCCACGAATGATTCCGGCGACTTTGTTCTTGGATGTGCCCTTCTTTACGTCCGTGGCAATTTGAAAAATCGGATGCAGCTGTTCAAGTTCTCCCAGAGGCGTGCGGTCAACCAAGGATCGACCACCGATTAGAGACTCGATGTCAGCGCGGTCGGCAGTGGCGTCAGCGAGCCATACCGGCGATGTAATTGGCAACACAGTTTGTCGCACCGCACAGATTGACTTGTGTACTTTTGTCTTGCTGTCATTGTGATTCTTGATCTGGTCGACCCGCACCACAAGCTCGCATATTTCCCCAGCTGCAATTGCTTTAACCAAACGCAATGCCTCACCCGGCGGCCAAGTTCCCAATTGCGACATTGCTTTCCACAAACGACTGTCGCAACCGCGAGGCATCGTCGTTGAAACTGGGAGCACTAGTTGGCAAGTTTCATTCGCCCGAACGAGCTCCGTGAGCTCAACTGCAATCTCGCTCATCAAATGAAAAAAATACTCTTCGCTTCGATTGTAGTCGTGACCGATGTGACTTCGCCGAATCTCAGCGACAACTTCGTCTGCGACTGCTCGCACGTGTTCGAATCCGGATGTCACTTGCAATCCCGGTCGTAAAAATTCAGCTGCGTCTTCATGTACCGAAATGAACTCTCGGCCCTCGGCCAAGTGTTCAAACGACATAGCACCGCGTTGGTGAGTGCAAATGCTATGTGCTGACTGTTCTGCAATTTCTAGTAACGACTGATACTCGCAAGTTTCGCGATAATTACAGCTAGGGCAGATCGCCTGTGATGGCGACAACCCATGATTCATTACCTTTTCA comes from the Rubripirellula reticaptiva genome and includes:
- a CDS encoding DEAD/DEAH box helicase; amino-acid sequence: MLVTEEALRGVDKHWAVTAISKPDRQRGKEVAQIRLVRAATELQMELSFKDKPTDEDLLSRLALAYEVAATEGLDAMLHASAGTDALQQQAQAGAWRAFEFRRLLPVPTEDDERIFHILHLASLAYCGDRWTDLRRWMQENKSLLRAPSVVNQPWDKRILYRLFACWVRLLRKDSWDDLHRIQEIVAGLREDQENFESELLEGSDGRQSQVMALRLVALYHFAKATELLATYVIQGTPIGINEKLDRHFDEALKAAPASQDAALEVLLKWLHITSRKMVAGSIWWVAGKVNSRVTKFVKSITEGSQAMFELLPPQRAALQEQGLLDQAARAIVVDMPTSGGKTLLAEFRMLQALNQFEQDKGWVAYVAPTRALVSQITRRLRRDLEPFDVVVEQLTGAVEIDAFEDDMLSARAKGSAFDILVCTPEKLQLVLRNNRLDHRPLALVVMDEAHNIQDEKRGLRIELLLASIQREYSRASFLLLMPFVPNSKDLANWLGKESGKVISIGTSAWKPNERIVGVFDSVADLSEKAGWRLRFKTLVTTPNTIHLKGRHNVNGVKPLNLPKSKVIGKPTVEAAAMASVFCSRGTSITIATNTNHVWSMARHLAANLPRRKRIHPEVQLVQRFLETEIGKDFELIQMLDHGVAVHHSGLSDEIRSLVEWLAEEQKLKVLCATTTIAQGINFPVSSVFLASHKYPYGQPMSPREFWNLAGRAGRFGQDSVGVIGLAGGNNEDDVTRFVQESTGDLVSRLVELLEGVQELGQLNSLEQVFASDEWRDFRCYIAHLMRESKSLNDALAHTEELLRSTYGYSELRSSKSKEDTAKADALLRATNGYVTEMSKHEVNVSLADSTGFTPEGVRTALLGLAKLDEKLTVSDWEPSSLFGSAASSSLPELIGVMLAVGELKTSLEEIGKSGADNEQIANITSDWVNGKSLRQIAEKYFAEDGISMTMAVSKACKAVYRNLCNAGPWGLSALSKMPTSGLDFNSLPEDVARQINTLPSMIYHGVKTESAVLLRMNAVPRSVAEPLGRKFSSDVKDSKRSVKSARDFLHSLTDKEWSAAAPKSATMTGEDYREVWKQLSGETES
- a CDS encoding DUF3854 domain-containing protein, with protein sequence MILDTKGMLSTRLFAEVTPLIVKAVVGDAIAFPKPITIQKPSPSIDGLLGHHVIDLVGSGLTADTIREAGIYSVTDPKMIQNILNWGISTKRLGAAIAFPFVDLPTDTFSTFARLKPDRPLTNRKYEQPRGVGNRIYIPRDAVHPLRTPNATIGIIEGEKKALAATQSRLPSISVSGVWGWQKKREKDKKGKPIGERVLIDDLAGIDWLKRPVWIGFDYDEIRKPGVNHACAELARILHNHGALITIIELPPGPRKADGGPSKNAIDDYLVRNGDASLRRLIDEQVNPIIEPKSLQEWREELKLARIDSLRKREINLCRSPTGSGKTTADTAAMLCVSKSLIILPTHNLCREFEDTCGKVGIDAVAYPEMSEKTCDDYETAEKVMNHGLSPSQAICPSCNYRETCEYQSLLEIAEQSAHSICTHQRGAMSFEHLAEGREFISVHEDAAEFLRPGLQVTSGFEHVRAVADEVVAEIRRSHIGHDYNRSEEYFFHLMSEIAVELTELVRANETCQLVLPVSTTMPRGCDSRLWKAMSQLGTWPPGEALRLVKAIAAGEICELVVRVDQIKNHNDSKTKVHKSICAVRQTVLPITSPVWLADATADRADIESLIGGRSLVDRTPLGELEQLHPIFQIATDVKKGTSKNKVAGIIRGLLPKLQYKRIGVICHRLHVATVLVEGSGRIVRAEHFFGTASRGSNEWLEQCDCLVVLGTPRVPPGTIRDRLLKLGLVGAMARPEEETKWENDYWSATTLSGNRQTVRTPAYCDHDWHRAYRQIVQSELRQSIGRGRAVTEKGIPVIVVTTENLGLKLVECDADPLTDSQKKVLDVMKDLTAKGTFEGPEQKGANGTLSYRETNGTDLYKDLIEKCSVNSHAVAMEAGVTERYARKILGELARKTFVSRIGERGGWQLREPRTISSGSESQS